The following proteins come from a genomic window of Alicyclobacillus dauci:
- a CDS encoding crossover junction endodeoxyribonuclease RuvC: MKILGVDHATHHAGIALFESDWMNNDTDLAFVTFSAIDLSKCDESPMSAMFQIVKLWIFDHRPDVVALEKPMALRNGDVARKLIEVYAACKLAAEQSNVSVMELAPQLGKLHTIGHAGAEKEDVARALQARFDLDYDSIAIPVYYKDKKRKGQVRERLYDVSDACALCVAAAEIKAREVAG; this comes from the coding sequence ATGAAGATCCTAGGAGTCGACCATGCAACACATCATGCAGGCATCGCGCTCTTTGAATCGGATTGGATGAACAATGACACAGACTTAGCATTCGTCACTTTCTCAGCTATCGATTTAAGCAAGTGTGATGAGAGTCCAATGTCCGCTATGTTCCAGATCGTTAAGCTCTGGATATTCGACCATCGTCCAGACGTTGTCGCGTTAGAAAAGCCGATGGCTCTTCGTAACGGTGATGTAGCACGGAAACTCATCGAAGTGTACGCGGCATGTAAGCTGGCTGCAGAGCAGTCTAATGTGTCTGTGATGGAGTTAGCACCTCAACTCGGGAAACTGCACACCATAGGCCACGCCGGGGCCGAAAAAGAGGATGTGGCTAGAGCACTTCAAGCACGTTTTGACCTGGATTACGACTCGATAGCGATACCCGTGTACTACAAGGACAAGAAGCGTAAGGGACAAGTAAGAGAGCGACTGTATGACGTGTCTGATGCGTGTGCATTGTGTGTTGCGGCGGCTGAGATAAAGGCTAGGGAGGTGGCAGGATGA
- a CDS encoding RNA polymerase sigma factor, with the protein MNEKYCPCCNRTLPIEEFQRNRARKDGYQSECRKCRKMYDSRVVSYNRVMMGKKTYEEVLAAKEAQTDESYDRVISALRIWIEDKTLTPAQAESIYLHAVERFSFREIGALVGTHYSNAIHHYNKGIARLREKYLCMANEVYGVSA; encoded by the coding sequence TTGAATGAAAAGTATTGCCCCTGTTGTAACCGAACGTTACCCATCGAAGAATTCCAACGCAATCGCGCACGGAAGGACGGCTATCAATCCGAATGTCGGAAATGTCGGAAGATGTACGACAGTCGAGTCGTTAGCTACAACCGGGTAATGATGGGCAAAAAGACATACGAAGAGGTACTCGCCGCCAAAGAAGCTCAAACTGACGAATCGTACGACAGGGTAATTTCTGCTCTGCGGATATGGATTGAGGATAAGACACTCACTCCCGCGCAGGCCGAGTCAATATATCTGCACGCTGTGGAGCGGTTCTCATTTCGAGAGATAGGTGCCTTGGTCGGAACACATTACAGCAACGCGATTCACCACTACAACAAAGGCATTGCTCGACTACGTGAAAAGTACCTATGCATGGCCAATGAAGTTTACGGAGTGAGTGCGTGA
- a CDS encoding YqaJ viral recombinase family nuclease: MSLTQAEVLVRTSGLSHDEWLANRRKGIGGSDIGAICGVNPWKSPLSVYLDKIGELPPVEENDAMHFGTLLEPVVADEYKRRTGYAVQRRNFMYQHPDYPWALANVDRIILNKQRGHGILEVKTASEFQSKEWSEGIVPEQYILQLQWYLWITGFQWGAFAVLVGGNKFYSHEMERNEDIIGYMVESAKEFWERVETRNPPPIDGSADSTKILSALYPQSRPDSSTTLPNEAAEWIRMYREALDNEKAAKEQKELAVNKLKAMMRDNEIARYGDHKITWKSHVQQDFDKKAFANEHPELFAKYASNKTIRKFLVK, from the coding sequence GTGAGTCTCACACAAGCTGAAGTGTTGGTTCGCACATCCGGTCTGAGTCATGACGAGTGGTTGGCTAACCGTCGAAAGGGAATTGGTGGCTCGGATATTGGCGCCATATGCGGAGTGAACCCTTGGAAGTCACCATTGTCGGTTTACCTCGATAAGATTGGCGAACTCCCACCGGTTGAAGAGAATGATGCAATGCACTTTGGCACGTTGCTCGAACCGGTTGTGGCAGATGAGTACAAACGTCGCACAGGCTATGCCGTCCAACGTCGGAACTTCATGTATCAGCATCCCGATTATCCTTGGGCTTTGGCGAACGTGGACCGGATCATTCTCAACAAACAACGAGGACACGGGATTCTCGAAGTTAAAACGGCTTCGGAGTTTCAATCCAAGGAATGGTCGGAAGGCATTGTCCCAGAACAGTACATCCTTCAACTGCAATGGTACCTCTGGATAACTGGATTCCAGTGGGGAGCATTCGCAGTCCTAGTTGGTGGAAACAAGTTCTACTCACACGAAATGGAGCGGAATGAAGACATCATCGGGTACATGGTGGAGAGTGCCAAGGAGTTCTGGGAACGGGTTGAAACGAGGAATCCGCCACCGATTGACGGTTCTGCGGATAGCACAAAGATTCTTAGTGCTCTTTATCCGCAATCACGCCCAGATTCATCTACGACATTGCCTAACGAAGCTGCGGAGTGGATCCGCATGTATCGAGAGGCTTTGGATAACGAAAAGGCCGCCAAAGAGCAAAAAGAGCTTGCGGTAAACAAACTCAAGGCCATGATGCGCGACAACGAGATTGCGCGGTATGGAGACCACAAAATCACATGGAAGTCACACGTCCAACAGGACTTCGATAAAAAAGCATTTGCCAACGAGCATCCCGAGTTATTTGCAAAATACGCGTCCAATAAGACGATTCGCAAATTCCTAGTGAAGTGA
- a CDS encoding LexA family protein: protein MMAAKQTALSERQLDVLNCIKEHVQANGYPPTTREIGEILNMKSTSTVHQHLGRLRDKGYVDWIDGAPRTLRIVK from the coding sequence ATGATGGCTGCTAAGCAGACGGCACTTTCAGAAAGACAATTAGACGTACTAAATTGCATCAAGGAACACGTCCAGGCAAATGGGTACCCGCCAACAACTCGTGAAATTGGTGAAATACTCAACATGAAATCGACATCTACAGTGCATCAACACCTTGGAAGACTGCGTGATAAAGGCTATGTCGATTGGATAGACGGTGCACCTCGAACGTTGCGGATTGTTAAATAA
- a CDS encoding helix-turn-helix domain-containing protein, translating into MKRGRRSGEILRALRNYKRKYQHAVGEFVGADVSTISRIESGELPVTSEVERRYVDACGGVNALRTLIDDSVELLNRLMGHNQPLKLA; encoded by the coding sequence GTGAAACGAGGACGCCGCTCGGGTGAGATATTACGCGCTCTAAGAAACTACAAGCGCAAATATCAACACGCTGTTGGCGAGTTTGTAGGGGCGGATGTATCGACTATCTCACGGATTGAATCCGGGGAATTGCCAGTTACATCCGAAGTGGAACGCAGGTATGTAGATGCTTGCGGTGGCGTAAATGCCCTTCGCACGTTGATTGATGACTCAGTCGAATTACTGAATCGACTCATGGGCCACAACCAACCTCTGAAACTAGCTTAA
- a CDS encoding ATP-binding protein, translating into MTLMFGGREKPFGAKRCTCPEAQEHWRKFDERLKAEEEFRLENERRERIRALFTQSLLPERWKTRTFEAFQVTPENRQAYEMAKAYARDFEPSSPHGLILSGRVGRGKTHLCAAIAMELLSREHSVIFGTVTNLLAQIRNTYSDDKETELKVFQRLTRCRLLVIDELGKEKVTEWVEQTVYEIINTRYEHNKPILVTTNMDVFKLPQKYPNNGEAILSRILEMCRGVQMDGPDWRTKGMKQ; encoded by the coding sequence ATGACGCTTATGTTCGGGGGCCGTGAAAAACCCTTCGGTGCCAAAAGGTGTACATGCCCTGAAGCACAAGAGCATTGGCGCAAGTTTGATGAACGGCTGAAGGCTGAAGAGGAATTCCGATTGGAGAATGAGCGTAGAGAACGCATCCGAGCACTGTTCACACAAAGCCTGCTGCCCGAACGATGGAAGACACGGACGTTTGAAGCCTTCCAGGTCACACCGGAAAACAGACAGGCTTACGAGATGGCCAAGGCATATGCCCGAGACTTCGAACCATCATCACCACATGGACTCATCTTGTCAGGAAGGGTCGGACGTGGGAAGACGCACTTATGTGCAGCTATCGCGATGGAGCTACTCAGTCGGGAACACTCGGTGATATTTGGGACCGTGACAAACCTTCTGGCTCAGATTCGGAACACGTATTCGGATGACAAGGAAACCGAGTTGAAGGTGTTCCAGCGCCTCACTAGATGCCGACTACTCGTCATTGATGAACTAGGCAAAGAGAAAGTCACGGAGTGGGTTGAGCAGACGGTATACGAGATCATCAACACCCGATACGAGCACAATAAGCCGATTCTGGTAACGACCAACATGGATGTATTCAAACTTCCTCAGAAGTACCCGAACAACGGCGAGGCAATCCTGTCTCGGATCCTCGAGATGTGCCGGGGAGTGCAGATGGATGGTCCAGATTGGCGCACAAAGGGGATGAAGCAGTGA
- a CDS encoding DnaD domain protein: MQLHNRQIKATFWKDPELVQWPRDLRWFYEGLIQLADDSGCLEDSPFAFKLELYPSPTDSDVTVEVIEGWRDHLVSTGKLVPYTSGNKQCLYLYNFQKHQVLKSPQQPDVPLPEWIEWAPYDSNPRAGKYTVNRDVLTEFLQSSYKPLLREVKRREEKLIQDQEKKQQGDTVLSALREMSATQEQKHSLSLSNDNRLAKVSRLYQESGMGQVNDTVKRFLLEWLDIYSDEWIENAFREAVLQNKRRPAYVNSILQNWTADGGMKITITTTATREAKSRHGPGERTEPSEYGEDVRDAFYRGWET, encoded by the coding sequence GTGCAGCTGCACAACAGGCAGATAAAGGCGACATTTTGGAAAGACCCTGAACTTGTGCAGTGGCCCCGGGATCTTCGGTGGTTCTATGAAGGGCTCATACAACTCGCTGACGATTCGGGGTGCCTGGAAGACTCGCCATTCGCCTTCAAACTCGAATTGTACCCGTCTCCAACAGACTCAGATGTAACCGTCGAGGTCATTGAGGGATGGAGAGACCATCTTGTAAGCACAGGGAAGTTAGTGCCGTATACGTCCGGCAACAAACAGTGCCTATACCTGTACAACTTTCAAAAGCATCAGGTATTAAAGAGTCCACAACAGCCAGATGTTCCTCTTCCAGAGTGGATCGAATGGGCCCCTTACGATTCGAATCCAAGAGCTGGTAAGTACACCGTAAACAGAGACGTTCTTACGGAGTTCTTACAGAGTTCTTACAAACCTCTTCTAAGAGAAGTAAAGAGAAGAGAAGAGAAGTTAATTCAAGATCAAGAGAAAAAACAACAAGGCGACACGGTACTGAGTGCTTTGAGAGAGATGTCGGCAACCCAAGAACAAAAACACTCGTTGTCGTTGTCTAATGACAACCGTCTAGCTAAAGTCTCTCGACTCTATCAAGAAAGCGGAATGGGACAAGTTAACGACACTGTTAAGAGATTCTTACTCGAATGGTTGGACATTTATTCCGACGAATGGATTGAAAATGCATTCCGTGAAGCGGTTCTTCAGAACAAGCGACGACCGGCTTACGTTAACAGCATCCTTCAAAACTGGACTGCGGACGGTGGAATGAAAATCACGATAACCACCACTGCAACAAGGGAGGCGAAATCACGACATGGACCTGGAGAACGCACTGAGCCATCTGAGTACGGAGAGGACGTGCGCGACGCATTCTATCGTGGATGGGAAACCTAA
- a CDS encoding Myb-like DNA-binding domain-containing protein, which translates to MGIKPNWTADEVEYLEDKWGQLSIKGIANRLGRSVQAVKLKAGKLGLGDNRTCVDGITLSQLSVELKTYYGILREWVREHDFPAKPRVLAESRTCLVIRYQDFWKWAESHKHIVNLSRLEPNILGPEPEWAKEKRELDKRSYEKRFKRPWTAQEDMKLRSLVNAHRYDYPTVAKELGRSEAAIKRRLYDLGIKAQPIRRDRHVKYTKAEVQQLVDMYHKGYGYNTMAEKLGKSALGIRGKLERMGYKFKRMEAVNK; encoded by the coding sequence ATGGGAATAAAGCCAAACTGGACGGCTGATGAGGTTGAGTACCTCGAGGACAAATGGGGGCAGTTGAGTATCAAGGGGATTGCGAATCGCCTTGGACGCTCTGTACAAGCGGTGAAATTGAAGGCTGGCAAATTGGGACTGGGTGACAATAGGACATGCGTTGACGGGATTACACTCAGCCAACTATCGGTCGAGTTAAAAACATATTATGGAATATTGCGTGAATGGGTAAGGGAACACGACTTTCCTGCAAAACCAAGAGTGTTAGCTGAGTCTAGGACATGTCTGGTGATTCGATACCAAGACTTTTGGAAGTGGGCGGAGTCGCACAAACACATCGTCAACCTTTCGAGATTGGAGCCGAATATCCTCGGCCCCGAACCGGAATGGGCCAAAGAGAAACGGGAGTTGGACAAGCGTTCATATGAAAAACGATTTAAACGGCCCTGGACGGCGCAGGAGGATATGAAACTACGTTCCCTAGTGAATGCCCACAGATACGACTATCCGACCGTAGCGAAGGAATTGGGACGGTCTGAGGCGGCGATAAAGCGGAGGCTGTACGACCTGGGAATTAAAGCGCAACCAATACGTAGGGATCGGCACGTGAAATATACAAAGGCTGAGGTTCAACAGTTGGTCGATATGTACCACAAAGGATACGGATATAACACGATGGCCGAAAAGCTAGGAAAAAGCGCATTAGGAATACGCGGGAAACTCGAACGGATGGGTTACAAGTTTAAGCGGATGGAGGCGGTAAACAAATGA
- a CDS encoding endonuclease domain-containing protein: MSRVMDQVVNVVMPLKVQIGVTTEDRKGDFEDQCIEFAKHMIVCRVHEVVDTVFTAKWHTDSPIEGIVYLQLQEMKWGSPRTGPYNLKFRTQVEIGNYRVDYLVEFMDLKIVIECDGHEFHEKTKKQVERDKRRDRYLTKAGYKVLRYSGSELYSNPSRVMEDLSEIFDDLLMKKDTKDLRREE, from the coding sequence ATGTCTCGTGTGATGGATCAAGTCGTTAATGTAGTCATGCCGCTAAAGGTCCAAATTGGGGTAACTACGGAGGATAGAAAAGGCGATTTTGAAGATCAATGTATCGAGTTCGCTAAGCACATGATCGTGTGCCGAGTGCATGAGGTCGTAGATACCGTGTTTACGGCTAAGTGGCACACCGATTCTCCGATTGAGGGAATTGTCTATCTGCAACTTCAGGAAATGAAGTGGGGAAGTCCTAGAACGGGACCATACAATTTGAAGTTCCGAACTCAAGTAGAAATAGGGAACTATCGCGTAGATTACCTGGTCGAGTTCATGGACCTAAAGATTGTAATCGAATGCGACGGGCACGAGTTTCACGAAAAGACCAAGAAACAAGTTGAACGTGACAAGCGCAGAGATCGGTACTTAACAAAGGCTGGTTACAAAGTTCTTAGGTATTCAGGAAGCGAGTTGTATTCAAACCCAAGTCGCGTCATGGAAGACCTATCGGAAATATTCGATGACTTGCTAATGAAAAAGGATACGAAGGATCTAAGGCGAGAGGAGTGA
- a CDS encoding phage antirepressor KilAC domain-containing protein — MFELMITERNGHFVADSRDVSRMTDTRHDHLLAKIDGFARVLSADPRFRVSDFFLESSYEDVTGRTLKRYDITRKGCDMVANKMTGEKGVLFTAAYVTKFEEMERSQINGHSLPQNYKEALIALVTQVEENERLQSENASLGLRIEADKPKVLFAEAVSVSQTSILVRELAVILRQNGVDIGEKRLFEQLRDRGYLIKRFGTDRNMPTQRSMDLGLFEVKETPIIHSDNRVTVSKTPKVTGRGQIYFINLFKREIASQEVVASESR, encoded by the coding sequence GTGTTCGAACTCATGATCACGGAACGGAACGGCCACTTTGTTGCAGATAGCCGAGACGTATCACGGATGACTGATACCCGACACGATCATCTATTAGCAAAAATCGATGGATTTGCCCGGGTGTTATCCGCTGACCCGAGATTTCGGGTGAGTGATTTCTTCTTAGAATCCTCCTATGAAGATGTTACTGGCAGAACGTTAAAGCGGTACGACATCACCCGCAAGGGTTGCGACATGGTAGCCAACAAGATGACTGGTGAAAAAGGTGTCTTATTCACAGCGGCATACGTGACCAAGTTTGAAGAAATGGAACGTTCACAAATCAATGGGCATTCACTCCCACAGAATTACAAGGAAGCATTGATTGCTTTAGTCACTCAAGTCGAGGAAAACGAAAGACTTCAGTCTGAAAATGCTTCGCTCGGGCTGCGGATAGAAGCAGATAAACCAAAGGTGTTGTTCGCGGAAGCTGTTAGTGTGAGCCAAACAAGCATACTCGTTAGAGAGTTGGCGGTAATTCTTCGCCAGAATGGTGTGGACATCGGTGAGAAGAGACTATTTGAACAACTGAGAGATAGGGGATATCTCATTAAACGATTTGGTACGGACCGCAACATGCCGACTCAGCGCTCGATGGATTTAGGACTCTTTGAAGTGAAGGAGACACCCATTATCCATTCCGACAACCGAGTTACGGTCAGCAAAACTCCAAAGGTAACAGGACGGGGTCAAATTTACTTCATCAATTTGTTTAAGCGTGAGATTGCTTCGCAAGAAGTGGTTGCCAGTGAATCTCGCTGA
- a CDS encoding HNH endonuclease, producing the protein MLRKKWLPVNLAEEFHPVPVPKHKRKKSTYTSELRELIKERDQVCQSCGGPGDEVHHVIPRGRFYRKWYTLDDVNDERNLMYLCWPCHHKATTDNAELERLIKLQEERFGPLRKQFE; encoded by the coding sequence TTGCTTCGCAAGAAGTGGTTGCCAGTGAATCTCGCTGAAGAGTTTCACCCAGTTCCGGTGCCTAAGCATAAGCGGAAGAAATCGACTTACACGTCGGAGCTTCGAGAGCTTATCAAGGAACGAGATCAAGTTTGTCAGTCATGTGGAGGCCCAGGCGATGAAGTTCATCACGTCATACCGAGGGGCCGCTTTTACCGAAAGTGGTACACCCTCGACGATGTGAACGACGAACGCAACCTCATGTACTTGTGTTGGCCATGTCACCACAAAGCAACAACGGACAACGCAGAACTAGAGCGACTTATCAAGTTGCAAGAAGAGCGATTCGGGCCACTTAGGAAACAATTCGAATAG
- a CDS encoding LysM peptidoglycan-binding domain-containing protein, producing the protein MAAALVTGVAVHYGGNKGDVPANTKTMTYIVAPGESEWSIIEQYDKRDDPRKARDWIDQRNGLTSDELQPGQELVIPVGR; encoded by the coding sequence ATGGCCGCTGCACTTGTAACAGGTGTAGCGGTCCACTACGGAGGTAACAAAGGTGACGTTCCTGCTAACACCAAGACCATGACCTACATAGTCGCCCCAGGGGAATCTGAGTGGTCGATTATCGAGCAGTATGACAAACGTGATGACCCGCGTAAGGCAAGAGACTGGATCGATCAGCGTAACGGATTAACGAGTGATGAGTTACAGCCGGGGCAAGAGTTAGTCATTCCGGTGGGGAGGTAA
- a CDS encoding immunoglobulin domain-containing family protein has translation MTAVAEQPERLGTCRVCGYPVKSDEAYTQDFVSGWYFHAGCQMPESEKRRDEE, from the coding sequence ATGACGGCGGTAGCAGAACAACCGGAACGCTTAGGTACCTGTCGAGTATGCGGATACCCAGTGAAGTCGGATGAAGCGTATACACAGGATTTCGTGAGTGGTTGGTACTTTCACGCAGGATGTCAGATGCCAGAGTCAGAGAAGCGGAGGGATGAAGAGTGA
- the recT gene encoding recombination protein RecT: protein MKNAEHLQNKLANRTNSVDKKKPQTVEDWIQEMAPAMQQALPKHLDIDRFTRIAVTQLRTTPTLRECTVPSLLAAIMQCAQLGLEPGLLGHAYLVPFNNRKAGVKEVQFVIGYKGLIDLARRSGDIESIAAHEVCENDEFIFEYGLEEKLIHRPALKDRGKPYLYYAYAKFKGGGHQVEVMPVEDIEKIRARSKARDGGPWQTDYDEMAKKTVIRRLSKYLPISIEVMRAIAQDESVKDEIAPDMTEVLDLSDDDIKFGTEVPNDVASAEAETAATNESDPPVEVDSEGKPLFTPEQLDEINNL, encoded by the coding sequence GTGAAGAACGCTGAACATCTTCAAAACAAACTTGCCAACCGCACAAATAGTGTCGATAAGAAAAAGCCTCAGACCGTCGAGGACTGGATTCAAGAGATGGCCCCGGCCATGCAACAGGCACTCCCTAAACACCTTGATATAGACCGTTTCACACGCATTGCTGTGACTCAGTTAAGGACCACGCCGACTCTTCGAGAATGCACAGTACCGAGCCTGTTAGCGGCAATCATGCAGTGCGCTCAACTTGGTTTGGAGCCTGGGCTTCTAGGCCACGCATACCTCGTTCCATTCAATAACCGGAAGGCTGGCGTGAAGGAAGTGCAGTTCGTTATTGGTTACAAAGGGCTTATCGACCTAGCGAGGCGGAGTGGGGACATCGAAAGCATTGCCGCTCATGAAGTGTGTGAGAATGACGAGTTTATCTTCGAGTACGGTCTTGAAGAAAAGTTGATTCACCGTCCGGCACTCAAGGACCGAGGCAAACCATATCTCTACTACGCTTACGCCAAGTTCAAGGGCGGCGGTCACCAAGTCGAGGTTATGCCTGTAGAGGACATCGAGAAGATCCGAGCGAGGTCCAAGGCGAGAGACGGTGGCCCATGGCAGACGGACTATGACGAGATGGCAAAGAAAACGGTCATACGTCGATTATCCAAGTACCTTCCAATCAGCATCGAAGTGATGCGTGCAATCGCACAAGACGAGTCGGTCAAGGACGAGATCGCTCCGGATATGACGGAAGTGCTAGACCTTTCGGATGACGATATCAAGTTCGGAACGGAGGTGCCAAACGATGTCGCCAGCGCTGAAGCAGAGACCGCAGCTACAAACGAATCCGATCCTCCTGTCGAGGTTGACAGTGAAGGAAAGCCACTATTCACACCAGAGCAACTCGACGAGATCAACAATCTCTAG